The Malus domestica chromosome 06, GDT2T_hap1 genome has a segment encoding these proteins:
- the LOC103437707 gene encoding iron-sulfur cluster assembly protein 1: MLRLAAKRLLQGGRLGSPEAQSPAVLGLPRMYHERVVDHYDNPRNVGSFDKNDPTVGTGLVGAPACGDVMKLQIKVDDSTGKIVDACFKTFGCGSAIASSSVATEWVKGKQMEEVLTIKNTEIAKHLSLPPVKLHCSMLAEDAIKAAVKDYQTKQTKSSGSTETSPVEKAANA; this comes from the exons ATGTTGAGACTTGCGGCGAAGAGGCTTCTCCAAGGCGGCCGTCTGGGGTCACCGGAGGCTCAGTCGCCAGCGGTCCTGGGCCTGCCACGTATGTACCACGAGAGGGTGGTGGACCACTACGACAACCCCCGCAACGTAGGATCGTTCGATAAGAATGATCCGACGGTCGGCACGGGGCTCGTCGGCGCGCCAGCCTGTGGCGACGTGATGAAACTCCAGATTAAGGTCGACGACAGCACGGGAAAGATTGTTGATGCCTGCTTCAAGACCTTTGGGTGTGGATCGGCCATTGCTTCTTCTTCTGTCG CTACGGAATGGGTGAAGGGGAAACAAATGGAGGAAGTCCTGACTATTAAGAACAC AGAGATTGCAAAACATCTTTCCCTACCTCCAGTTAAGCTTCACTGCAGCATGCTCGCGGAGGATGCCATCAAGGCAGCTGTTAAAGACTATCAAACCAAGCAAACCAAATCAAGTGGCAGTACAGAGACATCTCCTGTGGAGAAGGCTGCCAATGCTTGA